The Corallococcus silvisoli genome has a segment encoding these proteins:
- a CDS encoding efflux RND transporter periplasmic adaptor subunit, whose product MQRTGMLALSLAVLSLAPGCKKDAPAQGGGKSGVSGRGPLQFPVEVAPVEARDVEYAVSAVGAVEAFERVQITARVPGALERVNFSEGQAVKKGDTLAEIEPARYAIAVRSAEAALQKAQASLVEAKAGAQRRAEVNAQSPGLLPAEQLETFQARAATAQADVASAKALLDQAQLNQRDAYVRAPMDGVLQTRTVQTGQYVQPGVVLATLLRREPLLLRFNVPAADVTRITPGMSARFTVRSDGGTYAAKITYVAASADDQSRMVAVTAEVTGDAAQKLRPGAFATVSVPVESRGGSPVIPQTAIRPSERGFLAFVVVDNKARERILALGLRTSDGRVEVKEGLKPGETLVVRGAEALRDGVAVRVSTESPKPQLNGEQPPREARTEGGAGAEGRP is encoded by the coding sequence ATGCAACGCACTGGAATGCTGGCCCTGTCGCTGGCGGTGCTGTCCCTGGCTCCCGGCTGCAAGAAGGACGCGCCCGCGCAGGGCGGCGGCAAGAGCGGCGTGTCCGGCCGCGGCCCCCTCCAGTTCCCCGTGGAGGTCGCGCCCGTGGAGGCGCGCGACGTGGAGTACGCGGTCAGCGCCGTGGGCGCGGTGGAGGCCTTCGAGCGCGTGCAGATCACCGCGCGGGTGCCGGGCGCCCTGGAGCGCGTGAACTTCAGCGAGGGCCAGGCGGTGAAGAAGGGCGACACGCTGGCGGAGATCGAACCCGCGCGCTACGCCATCGCCGTGCGGAGCGCGGAGGCCGCGCTCCAGAAGGCCCAGGCCTCGCTGGTGGAGGCGAAGGCCGGCGCCCAGCGCCGCGCGGAGGTCAACGCGCAGAGCCCGGGCCTGCTGCCCGCCGAACAGCTGGAAACCTTTCAGGCCCGCGCCGCCACCGCCCAGGCGGACGTGGCGTCCGCGAAGGCGCTCCTGGATCAGGCGCAGCTCAACCAGCGCGACGCGTACGTGCGCGCGCCCATGGACGGCGTCCTCCAGACGCGCACCGTGCAGACGGGCCAGTACGTGCAGCCGGGCGTGGTGCTGGCCACGCTGCTGCGCCGCGAGCCGCTGCTCCTGCGCTTCAACGTGCCCGCGGCGGACGTGACGCGCATCACCCCGGGGATGAGCGCGCGCTTCACGGTGCGCTCCGACGGGGGGACGTACGCGGCGAAGATCACCTACGTGGCCGCGAGCGCGGACGACCAGAGCCGCATGGTGGCGGTGACCGCGGAGGTGACGGGGGACGCGGCCCAGAAGCTGCGCCCCGGCGCGTTCGCCACGGTGAGCGTGCCGGTGGAGTCGCGCGGGGGCAGCCCGGTGATTCCGCAGACGGCCATCCGCCCCAGCGAGCGCGGCTTCCTGGCGTTCGTGGTGGTGGACAACAAGGCGCGCGAGCGCATCCTGGCGCTGGGGCTGCGCACGTCCGACGGGCGCGTGGAGGTGAAGGAGGGGCTCAAGCCCGGTGAGACGCTGGTGGTGCGCGGCGCGGAGGCGCTGCGCGACGGCGTCGCCGTGCGCGTCTCCACGGAGAGCCCCAAGCCCCAGCTCAACGGTGAGCAGCCGCCGCGAGAGGCCCGCACCGAGGGCGGCGCGGGCGCGGAGGGCCGTCCATGA
- a CDS encoding efflux RND transporter permease subunit, producing the protein MSITDVCIKKPVFAWMIMAATIIFGLVAAQRIGISQFPDVDFPTINISVSWEGANPEAVESDVVEAIEEAVTQVEGVKSITSSARQGSANITVELDLSRNVDLALQDVQTKVSQAQRRLPLDIDPPVVSKSNPEDQPIMWLGVSGPFSQQVVSDFARYRVKERLQTVPGVGEVMLGGLLERNVRIWVDAQKMDAHALTVTDVIAALQREHVELPAGRIETEGREVNVRFMGEALDLETLQNVVVREEGGRPVYLHDVAIVEDGFEDERRLARVNGEPAQALGIKKQRGANAVAVAQEVRQVLAQLQKDLPQGMSASINFDSTQFIEESVHEIEFELLLACILTAFVCWVFLGSLSSTLNVVLAIPMSLLGTVAVIYFLGFTLNTFTLLGLALAVGIVVDDAIMVLENIFRHAEEGKDRVRAAREGTAEITFAALAATLAVVAIFLPVVFMKGIIGKFFLQFGVTLCVAVLLSYVEAITLAPARCAQLLKTSREHRSRVGVVVDRAFSKLEALYARVLGWGLVRPYRVLLVAVAMLVLSAFAFKALPGEFVPSQDQGRMSVRLQTAVGSSLEETNRLFKRAEAFVASRPEVTRVFVVVGGGSSVNAGNMNLTLVPTDQRMSQAEFAQVLRKELNGYPGLRAVVQDLSQAGFTAQRGFPVEFSVRGSDWDKLVEASQDLREQLQASGKVVDLDTDYQLGQPELRITPDRARAADLGVPIQAVASTVNALVGGVRVGKYSSGGRRIDVRMRLLASQRSRPEDLALLKVRTANNTLVPLSSLVSQQELPALQAITRRDRERAISLYANVAPGSNQEEALATVERLGKDLPGGIRVVAGGASVAFRDSMSSLLFALFLGIAVAYMVLGAQFNSFLHPVTVLTILPLSVAGASFALLITGNTLNIFSMIGLLLLMGIVKKNSIILVDYALQQRELGLDAMQAMLRAGPVRLRPILMTSTATMMSAVPAALALGAGSETRAPMSIAVLGGLSVSTVLSLLVVPAFYVVADRIKTRLGNRLRGGRDGGDEAPVHDAPHPVTHP; encoded by the coding sequence ATGAGCATCACCGACGTCTGCATCAAGAAGCCGGTGTTCGCCTGGATGATCATGGCGGCGACCATCATCTTCGGACTGGTGGCGGCCCAGCGCATCGGCATCAGCCAGTTCCCGGACGTGGACTTCCCCACCATCAACATCTCCGTGTCGTGGGAGGGCGCGAACCCGGAGGCGGTGGAGTCGGACGTCGTCGAGGCCATCGAGGAGGCCGTCACGCAGGTGGAGGGCGTCAAGAGCATCACGTCCTCGGCGCGCCAGGGCAGCGCGAACATCACCGTGGAGCTGGACCTGTCGCGCAACGTGGACCTGGCGCTCCAGGACGTGCAGACCAAGGTGAGCCAGGCCCAGCGCCGGCTGCCGCTGGACATCGATCCGCCCGTCGTCTCCAAGTCCAACCCGGAGGACCAGCCCATCATGTGGCTGGGCGTGTCCGGCCCCTTCTCCCAGCAGGTGGTGAGCGACTTCGCCCGCTACCGCGTGAAGGAGCGCCTGCAGACGGTGCCCGGCGTGGGCGAGGTCATGCTGGGCGGCCTGCTGGAGCGCAACGTGCGCATCTGGGTGGACGCGCAGAAGATGGACGCGCACGCGCTCACCGTCACCGACGTCATCGCCGCGCTCCAGCGCGAGCACGTGGAGCTGCCCGCGGGCCGCATCGAGACGGAGGGCCGCGAGGTCAACGTGCGCTTCATGGGCGAGGCGCTGGACCTGGAGACGCTCCAGAACGTGGTGGTGCGCGAGGAGGGCGGCCGCCCGGTGTACCTGCACGACGTGGCCATCGTGGAGGACGGCTTCGAGGACGAGCGCCGGCTGGCGCGCGTCAACGGCGAGCCCGCGCAGGCGCTGGGCATCAAGAAGCAGCGCGGCGCGAACGCGGTGGCGGTGGCCCAGGAGGTGCGCCAGGTGCTGGCGCAGCTGCAGAAGGACCTGCCGCAGGGCATGAGCGCGAGCATCAACTTCGACTCGACGCAGTTCATCGAGGAGAGCGTGCACGAGATCGAGTTCGAGCTGCTGCTCGCGTGCATCCTCACCGCGTTCGTGTGCTGGGTGTTCCTGGGCTCGCTGTCCAGCACGCTCAACGTCGTCCTGGCCATCCCCATGTCGCTGCTGGGCACGGTGGCGGTCATCTACTTCCTGGGCTTCACGCTCAACACGTTCACCTTGTTGGGACTGGCGCTGGCGGTAGGCATCGTGGTGGACGACGCCATCATGGTGCTGGAGAACATCTTCCGGCACGCGGAGGAGGGGAAGGACCGGGTGCGCGCGGCGCGCGAGGGCACCGCGGAGATCACCTTCGCGGCGCTGGCGGCGACGCTGGCGGTGGTGGCCATCTTCCTGCCCGTCGTCTTCATGAAGGGCATCATCGGCAAGTTCTTCCTCCAGTTCGGCGTCACGCTGTGCGTGGCGGTGCTCCTGTCCTACGTGGAGGCCATCACGCTGGCGCCCGCGCGGTGCGCGCAGCTGCTCAAGACGTCGCGCGAGCACCGCAGCCGGGTGGGCGTGGTGGTGGACCGGGCGTTCTCGAAGCTGGAGGCGCTGTACGCGCGAGTGCTGGGCTGGGGGCTGGTGCGGCCCTACCGCGTGCTGCTGGTCGCGGTGGCGATGCTGGTGCTGAGCGCGTTCGCGTTCAAGGCGCTGCCCGGTGAGTTCGTGCCGTCGCAGGACCAGGGCCGCATGTCCGTGCGCCTGCAGACGGCGGTGGGCAGCAGCCTGGAGGAGACCAACCGCCTGTTCAAGCGCGCGGAGGCGTTCGTCGCCAGCCGTCCGGAGGTGACGCGCGTGTTCGTGGTGGTGGGCGGCGGGTCCAGCGTCAACGCGGGCAACATGAACCTGACGCTGGTGCCGACGGATCAGCGCATGTCGCAGGCGGAGTTCGCGCAGGTGCTGCGCAAGGAGCTGAACGGCTACCCGGGCCTGCGCGCGGTGGTGCAGGACCTGTCGCAGGCGGGCTTCACCGCGCAGCGCGGCTTCCCGGTGGAGTTCAGCGTGCGCGGCTCGGACTGGGACAAGCTGGTGGAGGCGAGCCAGGACCTGCGCGAGCAGCTCCAGGCGTCCGGCAAGGTGGTGGACCTGGACACGGACTACCAGCTGGGCCAGCCGGAGCTGCGCATCACCCCGGACCGGGCGCGCGCGGCGGACCTGGGCGTGCCCATCCAGGCGGTGGCGTCCACGGTGAACGCGCTGGTGGGCGGGGTGCGCGTGGGCAAGTACAGCAGCGGCGGGCGGCGCATCGACGTGCGCATGCGGCTGCTCGCGAGCCAGCGCTCGCGGCCGGAGGACCTGGCGCTCCTGAAGGTGCGCACGGCGAACAACACGCTGGTGCCGCTGTCGTCGCTGGTGTCGCAGCAGGAGCTGCCCGCGTTGCAGGCCATCACCCGGCGCGACCGCGAGCGCGCCATCAGCCTGTACGCCAACGTGGCGCCAGGGTCGAACCAGGAGGAGGCGCTGGCCACGGTGGAGCGGCTGGGGAAGGATCTGCCCGGCGGCATCCGCGTGGTGGCGGGCGGTGCGAGCGTGGCGTTCCGCGACTCGATGAGCAGCCTCCTCTTCGCGCTCTTCCTGGGCATCGCGGTGGCGTACATGGTGCTGGGCGCGCAGTTCAATTCGTTCCTGCACCCGGTGACGGTGCTGACCATCCTCCCGCTGTCCGTGGCGGGCGCGTCGTTCGCGCTGCTCATCACGGGGAACACGCTGAACATCTTCAGCATGATCGGCCTGCTGCTGCTGATGGGCATCGTGAAGAAGAACTCCATCATCCTGGTGGACTACGCGCTCCAGCAGCGCGAGCTGGGCCTGGACGCGATGCAGGCGATGCTGCGCGCCGGCCCGGTGCGCCTGCGGCCCATCCTGATGACGTCCACGGCGACGATGATGTCCGCGGTGCCGGCGGCGCTGGCGCTGGGTGCGGGCAGCGAGACGCGCGCCCCCATGTCCATCGCGGTGCTGGGCGGCCTGTCGGTGTCCACGGTGCTGAGCCTGCTCGTGGTGCCCGCCTTCTACGTGGTGGCGGACCGCATCAAGACGCGGCTGGGCAACCGGCTGCGCGGGGGCAGGGACGGGGGCGACGAGGCGCCCGTCCACGACGCGCCCCACCCGGTGACGCACCCGTAG
- a CDS encoding DUF2267 domain-containing protein has protein sequence MASHLPPSQDTHNVPVKERDESLELQPFLDEIQGDAVMHSQGLEAREAASAVFCSLARRLSDGEDVKLFRSLTGGIGAILGACAVHRGPSRAKRIGRDEFITDVADHLNIKPDQAFRVVTAVFTAVRDRIPEQEVAAVASQLPADLGDLFRRPV, from the coding sequence ATGGCCTCGCACCTTCCTCCCTCGCAGGACACCCACAACGTGCCCGTCAAGGAGCGCGACGAGTCGCTCGAGCTCCAGCCGTTCCTGGACGAGATCCAGGGGGACGCGGTCATGCACAGCCAGGGCCTGGAGGCCCGGGAGGCCGCCAGCGCGGTGTTCTGCTCGCTCGCCCGGCGGCTGTCGGATGGCGAGGACGTGAAGCTCTTCCGCTCGCTGACCGGCGGCATCGGCGCCATCCTGGGCGCCTGCGCGGTGCACCGGGGGCCGTCTCGCGCGAAGCGCATTGGCCGCGATGAGTTCATCACCGACGTGGCGGACCACCTGAACATCAAGCCCGATCAGGCCTTCCGCGTCGTCACCGCCGTCTTCACCGCCGTGCGCGACCGCATCCCCGAACAGGAGGTCGCGGCGGTGGCGTCCCAGCTCCCGGCCGACCTGGGCGACCTCTTCCGCCGGCCCGTGTGA
- a CDS encoding TolC family protein, whose translation MSFTEALRRVFIRNPDALIASEEIARARAVVEQVRAGSLPTGTLAATYTQLNSARLTTGTPTSVILPRIGFNAAGTVGIGLDPRRWVQWSQARDNVTVARLGAEDVRRQLAVTVSQVYLSVLVQRKLVQADENAVRNAEAHVDYTRTRLDAGNGTLVDFQRASALYFTDRAQLERTRFLLVRLQEQLGILLGESAPVDVSAEIQLPAAPSDLRRALEDADRLRSDLRLARERLFATAKVRRDSWADFMPSASASFEVQYQTPPTQTLPTESWQLLVMVAFPVYDGGLRYGLLKERRALESEAGVRLGATVRQVRSDVRTALVELERARTALELAREAARLSTEVLRLTTVSYRTGLSNDLQVIDAQLASRNAEISAALAENDERQAQLDLLNATGHFPPTGSLP comes from the coding sequence TTGTCCTTCACCGAGGCGCTGCGCAGGGTCTTCATCCGAAACCCCGACGCACTCATCGCCTCGGAGGAGATCGCTCGGGCGCGCGCCGTGGTCGAGCAGGTCCGCGCCGGGTCCCTGCCGACGGGGACGCTGGCCGCGACCTACACCCAGCTCAACAGCGCACGCCTCACGACGGGCACCCCGACCAGCGTCATCCTGCCGAGGATCGGCTTCAACGCCGCGGGGACCGTGGGGATCGGGCTCGACCCCCGGCGCTGGGTCCAATGGTCCCAGGCGCGCGACAACGTCACCGTGGCGCGGCTCGGGGCCGAAGACGTGCGCCGGCAACTCGCGGTGACGGTGAGTCAGGTCTACCTCTCGGTGCTGGTGCAGCGGAAGCTGGTGCAGGCCGACGAGAACGCCGTGCGGAATGCGGAGGCGCACGTCGACTACACCCGCACGCGGCTCGACGCGGGCAACGGGACGCTGGTCGACTTCCAGCGCGCCTCCGCGCTCTACTTCACCGACCGCGCCCAGCTGGAGCGCACCCGGTTCCTCCTCGTTCGCTTGCAGGAGCAGCTGGGCATCCTGCTCGGGGAGAGCGCCCCCGTGGACGTCTCCGCGGAGATCCAGCTCCCGGCGGCGCCGTCCGACCTCCGGCGCGCGCTCGAGGACGCGGACCGGCTCCGCAGCGACCTGCGCCTCGCGCGCGAGCGGCTGTTCGCCACCGCGAAGGTGCGTCGGGACTCCTGGGCGGACTTCATGCCGTCCGCGTCCGCCAGCTTCGAGGTCCAATACCAGACCCCGCCGACGCAGACCCTCCCCACCGAGAGCTGGCAGCTGCTGGTGATGGTGGCGTTCCCCGTCTACGACGGCGGCCTTCGGTACGGGCTGCTCAAGGAGCGCCGCGCGCTGGAGAGCGAGGCGGGGGTCCGGCTGGGCGCCACGGTGCGGCAGGTCCGCTCCGATGTCCGGACCGCGCTCGTCGAACTCGAGCGCGCCCGCACCGCGCTGGAGCTGGCGCGGGAGGCGGCGCGGCTCTCCACGGAGGTGTTGCGCCTCACGACCGTGAGCTACCGCACCGGACTCTCGAACGACCTCCAGGTCATCGACGCACAGCTGGCGTCGCGCAACGCGGAGATCTCCGCGGCGCTGGCGGAGAACGACGAGCGACAGGCGCAGCTCGATCTGCTGAACGCCACGGGGCATTTCCCTCCTACCGGATCGCTGCCCTAG
- a CDS encoding efflux RND transporter permease subunit has translation MWLVLLALRRSYSVATFCIVIVLLGFLSVRGMLTDVLPAINIPVVIVVYNYPGLTASDMQNRVLLVAQRGYSTTVDGIEHMEAESILGTGIIKLYFARDVNVNAAIAQITAQTQQQLRFMPPGITTPNILQFNASNIPVAQLTLSSSNQSELEVFDYAQNFLRLRLFTIPGLQVPPPYGGATRQVSVDIDPVKLATKGLSPQDVVNAVLTSNVILPAGSARIGWRQFDVLLNSSPTSYEDFNRIPIKLVDGAIVYLGDVAIAHSGYAVQENVVRVNGRRATYLAILKKSTASTLVVVDSVREMLPTLKAAAPHGMELRIDFDQSVFVRAAVWSVVREGATAALLVALMTLGFLGSWRSVLVVCTSIPLAILSSIIGLFLTGQTLNLMTLGGLSLAIGMLVDDATVEIENINRNRVHEPRLAVAVLNSARQVAMPALATTLTICIVFCPVVSLTGPARFLFVPLALSVVFAMLASYLLSRTLVPAMSHLLLGKEPPESEQFDPSRKPSRWQRFNAWRIRSFERLERGYASVLKTVLGLPVFVLLIFFLLFLASGALATLVGLDFFPTVDTGQLKIHFRAPIGSRIEDTERLVAELGQEIRKVIPAEELVTINDNIGVPIPVNLAYVQSDSIGEQDADILIQLAPKHRPSALYRQRIRDEVVPRFPGSVLYFQSGDVITQALNFGSSAIIDVQLQGQQIEPLYAVARRMLDDIRVIPGIADVRIPQVLEHPAFAVNVDRSRAMQIGLSIEDAASSLLTSLTGTSLSNPNFFVDPKNNVNYPVVVQTPVLDIRDVMGVSSTPLSASAAFTTTTQTTNAGTYAGTLSMARIAPTLGTIATTTLTTNAARLDQYTARPLLNIQASVEGRDLGGVARDVNRVIERVTKTLPPGASIALRGQSQAMFHSFSALALGMIVAIVLVYLLLATLLQSWLDPFIIMVAIPGALMGVVWMLAATGTTINVESLMGAIMVIGIAVSNSNLLVNFANDIRVERNLDALDAAVVAGQTRLRPVLMTALAMILGMLPMALALGEGGEQNAPLGRAVIGGLLVATFVTLFVVPLVYALLRRKEPSKHLHDARLKKEMEPLP, from the coding sequence ATGTGGCTGGTCCTGTTGGCGCTCCGGCGGTCGTACTCGGTCGCGACGTTCTGCATCGTCATCGTGCTGCTCGGGTTCCTCTCCGTGCGCGGCATGCTCACGGACGTCCTGCCCGCCATCAACATCCCCGTCGTCATCGTCGTCTACAACTACCCGGGCCTCACCGCGTCGGACATGCAGAACCGCGTGCTGCTCGTCGCGCAGCGCGGGTACTCGACGACCGTCGACGGCATCGAGCACATGGAGGCGGAGTCCATCCTCGGGACCGGCATCATCAAGCTCTACTTCGCGCGGGACGTGAACGTGAACGCGGCGATCGCGCAGATCACCGCCCAGACGCAGCAGCAGCTGCGCTTCATGCCGCCGGGCATCACCACGCCCAACATCCTGCAGTTCAACGCCTCCAACATCCCCGTCGCGCAGCTGACCCTCTCCAGCTCCAACCAGTCGGAGCTGGAGGTGTTCGACTATGCGCAGAACTTCCTGCGCCTGCGGCTGTTCACCATCCCAGGCCTCCAGGTGCCGCCGCCTTATGGGGGTGCCACGCGTCAGGTGAGCGTCGACATCGATCCGGTGAAGCTCGCCACCAAGGGCCTCTCCCCGCAGGACGTGGTCAACGCGGTGCTGACCTCGAACGTCATCCTGCCGGCCGGCTCGGCGCGCATCGGGTGGCGGCAGTTCGACGTGCTGCTCAACTCCAGCCCGACGAGCTACGAGGACTTCAACCGGATCCCCATCAAGCTCGTCGACGGCGCGATCGTGTACCTGGGAGATGTCGCGATCGCGCACTCTGGCTACGCGGTCCAGGAGAACGTGGTGCGCGTGAACGGGCGACGCGCGACCTACCTCGCGATCCTGAAGAAGAGCACCGCCTCGACGCTGGTGGTGGTGGACTCGGTGCGTGAGATGCTGCCGACGCTCAAGGCCGCGGCGCCGCATGGGATGGAGCTCCGCATCGACTTCGATCAGTCGGTGTTCGTGCGGGCGGCGGTGTGGAGCGTCGTCCGAGAGGGCGCGACCGCGGCGCTGCTGGTCGCGCTGATGACCCTCGGGTTCCTCGGCTCCTGGCGCAGCGTGCTCGTCGTCTGCACGTCCATCCCCCTGGCCATCCTGAGCAGCATCATCGGCCTCTTCCTGACCGGCCAGACGCTCAACCTGATGACGCTGGGCGGGCTGTCGCTGGCCATCGGCATGCTGGTCGACGACGCGACCGTGGAGATCGAGAACATCAACCGCAACCGCGTCCACGAGCCTCGGCTGGCGGTGGCCGTGCTCAACAGCGCGCGGCAGGTCGCGATGCCAGCCCTGGCGACGACGCTGACGATCTGCATCGTGTTCTGCCCGGTGGTCTCGTTGACGGGGCCGGCGCGCTTCCTCTTCGTGCCGCTCGCGCTGTCGGTCGTGTTCGCGATGCTCGCCTCGTATCTGCTGTCGCGCACGCTCGTCCCCGCCATGTCACACCTGCTGCTGGGCAAGGAGCCGCCCGAGTCGGAGCAGTTCGATCCGTCGAGGAAGCCCTCCCGCTGGCAGCGCTTCAACGCGTGGCGCATCCGCTCCTTCGAGCGCCTGGAGCGCGGCTATGCCTCGGTGTTGAAGACGGTGCTCGGCCTGCCGGTGTTCGTCCTGCTCATCTTCTTCCTGCTGTTCCTGGCCTCGGGCGCGCTCGCCACGCTGGTCGGCCTGGACTTCTTCCCGACGGTGGACACCGGGCAGCTCAAGATCCACTTCCGCGCGCCCATCGGCAGCCGCATCGAGGACACCGAGCGGCTGGTCGCGGAGCTGGGTCAGGAGATCCGCAAGGTCATCCCCGCCGAGGAGCTGGTGACGATCAACGACAACATCGGCGTCCCCATCCCCGTCAACCTGGCCTACGTGCAGAGCGACAGCATCGGCGAGCAGGACGCCGACATCCTCATCCAGCTCGCCCCCAAGCACCGCCCGAGCGCGCTCTACCGGCAGCGCATCCGCGACGAGGTGGTGCCCCGCTTCCCCGGCTCGGTCCTCTATTTCCAGTCAGGCGATGTGATCACCCAGGCCCTCAACTTCGGCTCATCGGCGATCATCGACGTCCAGCTCCAGGGACAGCAGATCGAACCGCTGTACGCCGTCGCGCGCCGCATGCTCGACGACATCCGCGTCATTCCCGGGATCGCCGACGTGCGCATTCCTCAAGTCCTGGAGCACCCCGCGTTCGCGGTCAACGTCGACCGCTCGCGGGCGATGCAGATCGGCCTGAGCATTGAAGACGCGGCGTCGAGCCTGCTGACGTCGCTGACGGGCACGAGCCTGTCCAACCCCAACTTCTTCGTCGACCCGAAGAACAACGTGAACTACCCGGTGGTGGTGCAGACGCCCGTCCTCGACATCCGGGACGTCATGGGTGTCTCGTCCACCCCTCTGTCCGCCTCCGCGGCCTTCACGACGACGACGCAGACGACGAACGCCGGGACGTACGCGGGCACCCTGTCCATGGCGCGGATCGCGCCCACGCTCGGGACCATCGCGACCACGACGCTGACGACCAACGCGGCGCGGCTGGACCAGTACACGGCCCGGCCGCTCCTCAACATCCAGGCCAGCGTCGAGGGGCGCGACCTGGGCGGCGTCGCGCGCGACGTCAACCGGGTGATCGAGCGGGTGACCAAGACACTGCCGCCCGGCGCCAGCATCGCCTTGCGCGGGCAGAGCCAGGCGATGTTCCACTCCTTCTCCGCGCTGGCGCTGGGGATGATCGTCGCCATCGTGCTGGTGTACCTGCTGCTCGCGACGCTGCTTCAGTCCTGGCTCGACCCGTTCATCATCATGGTCGCGATTCCCGGCGCGCTCATGGGCGTGGTGTGGATGCTCGCGGCGACGGGCACGACCATCAACGTCGAGTCGCTGATGGGCGCCATCATGGTGATTGGCATCGCCGTCTCGAACTCGAACCTGCTCGTGAACTTCGCCAACGACATCCGCGTCGAGCGGAACCTCGATGCGCTCGACGCGGCGGTCGTCGCCGGACAGACGCGCCTGCGCCCGGTGCTGATGACCGCGCTCGCGATGATCCTCGGCATGCTCCCGATGGCGCTCGCGCTGGGCGAGGGCGGCGAGCAGAACGCGCCCCTCGGGCGGGCGGTCATTGGCGGGCTGCTGGTCGCCACGTTCGTCACGCTGTTCGTGGTGCCGCTGGTCTACGCCCTCCTGCGGCGCAAGGAGCCCTCGAAGCACCTCCACGACGCCCGCCTGAAGAAGGAAATGGAGCCGCTGCCGTGA
- a CDS encoding efflux RND transporter periplasmic adaptor subunit: protein MSRRKTQLVGAVFVLVAVAAVAVLYLHRRASERAGADQRQRAANLGPTVLVTKVEKGGASRRLTLPGEARPFLSTTLYAKIPGYLREINTDKGLSVKKGDVLAILWSPETEQDVRAAETDFNLRRQLAARAEELARVGVMSRQDHEVADAQLRTSMETLRRTRELHSYQVIEAPFSGLVTARYADPGALIPAATGSTQAAQPIVDLADTSTLRITVYLGQDAATSIRVGDPAVVWTDDQPNRRLQASVSRISGQLEPRTRTMLSEIWLDNRNVGILPGTFVHVEVNVTTPPFPTVPDAAVIVRSGQVRAAVVENNKIRLVPISIGTSDGTRIQVKEGLKPGELVASDLPAELDDGAVIQPVYR from the coding sequence GTGAGCCGCCGCAAGACCCAGCTCGTCGGCGCCGTCTTCGTGCTCGTCGCCGTCGCGGCGGTCGCGGTGCTGTATCTGCATCGGCGAGCCAGCGAGCGGGCAGGGGCCGACCAGCGCCAGCGCGCGGCGAACCTCGGCCCGACGGTCCTGGTGACGAAGGTGGAGAAAGGGGGCGCATCGCGGCGCCTCACGCTGCCCGGAGAAGCGCGGCCGTTCCTGTCCACGACGCTGTACGCCAAGATTCCGGGCTACCTGCGCGAGATCAACACCGACAAGGGCCTGAGCGTGAAGAAGGGCGACGTGCTCGCGATCCTCTGGTCTCCGGAGACGGAGCAGGACGTGCGCGCGGCCGAGACGGACTTCAACCTGCGCCGCCAGCTGGCCGCGCGGGCCGAGGAGCTGGCCCGGGTGGGGGTGATGTCGCGCCAGGACCACGAGGTCGCGGACGCGCAGCTGCGCACGTCGATGGAGACGCTGAGGCGGACGCGCGAGCTGCACAGCTACCAGGTGATCGAAGCGCCATTCTCCGGGCTGGTGACGGCGCGCTATGCCGACCCGGGCGCGCTCATTCCCGCGGCGACGGGCTCGACGCAGGCGGCGCAGCCCATCGTCGACCTGGCGGATACGAGCACGCTGCGCATCACGGTGTACCTCGGCCAGGACGCCGCGACGTCGATCCGCGTCGGAGACCCGGCGGTCGTCTGGACGGATGACCAGCCGAACCGCCGACTCCAGGCGAGCGTCTCGCGGATCTCGGGCCAGTTGGAGCCTCGCACGCGCACGATGCTGTCCGAGATCTGGCTCGACAACCGGAACGTCGGGATCCTGCCGGGGACGTTCGTGCACGTCGAGGTGAACGTCACCACCCCGCCGTTCCCGACCGTTCCTGACGCGGCCGTCATCGTGCGCTCGGGTCAGGTCCGCGCCGCGGTCGTGGAGAACAACAAGATCCGGCTCGTCCCCATCTCGATTGGCACGAGTGACGGCACCCGCATCCAGGTGAAGGAGGGGCTGAAGCCCGGCGAGCTCGTCGCGAGCGACCTCCCGGCCGAGCTGGACGATGGCGCGGTCATCCAACCCGTCTACCGGTAG